In Sus scrofa isolate TJ Tabasco breed Duroc chromosome 12, Sscrofa11.1, whole genome shotgun sequence, the DNA window GTgcggggccggggggcgggggcctcGCAGCCGCAAAGGCGGGCCGGCCCGCTGGCCGGGGCCCAGCGCATAACTCCGGGCAGCCGCTGTCTGGGGCGCAGTCTGGGACAGCAGCCGCCCAGCCGCTCGGAGCTGAACCGGCAGCATGAAGGTACCGGGCACCGGGCTGGGGGACGGAGCCCACCCCATGGCAGGGCCCTGGCCGGACAGGCCCGTCCCACAGTGGGGTTTCcagagggcggggcgggggcgggcggcaGGGCAGATGAGGGGTTCTCGGCAGGGGGGCTGGGGTGACCCCATTCTCCTGTCGCCAGGCCCTCCTGGccctgccgctgctgctgctcatATCCGCTGACCGCTGCGCCCCGCAGGTCTTGGGGATCCGGGGAGACGGTAAGCTGCCACCCGCCCGCCCCGAGCGCCCCATCTGGGAGTCAGGCCCGGGCCCCCCCGCAGGACGCCGCCTCTGCTCTGCAGGCCGGGCCAGGCGGTCCCCCCCGACCCCGAGACGGCGGGCGCTGAGGGGGTCTTGACGCCCCAGTCCCTTCTCCCCCCCAGCCCTGGACAAGTTCTGCCCGCAGCAGCCCCTGGACTGCGACGACATCTACGCCCAGGGCTACCAGATAGACGGCGTGTACCTCATCTACCCCTCGGGCCCCAGCCTGCCCGTGCCCGTCTTCTGCGACATGACCACCGAGGGGGGCAAGTGGACGGTGAGTGGGGGGGGCACCGAGGCCTGGTCCTCCCCCGGCTGTGCGACCCGGCCGCACCGCTGCGTGCCTGGGCCCGCTGCTCTCAAGTGGGGCCAAGGCTCACAGCAGAGTCTGTGACGGCTGCCGCCCTCACCGCTGGGGGCTTAGGGTGCGCCTGGGAGCAAAGAACCTTTCAGCAGTGAGGacctgaagcccagagaagcGCCGtactttgcccaaggtcacacagccaggcccGGACTCAGCCCCAAGTGCCTCAACTCCACAACTCCCCTCGCCGCGGGGCCTGGTGCCGGCACGTGCCTTGTCTTGGCCCCCAGCTCGGTCCTTTCCCAAACCGCCTCGGCGTCCCAGGGGCCGTGCCCCCCGGGGCCCTCCATCTCCCAGGCCCATCCTTTCTGCTCCAGGTTTTCCAGAAGAGGTTCAACGGCTCCGTGAGTTTCTTCCGGGGCTGGAATGACTACAAGCTGGGCTTCGGCCGCGCCGACGGGGAGTACTGGCTGGGTAAGTAGGGCCCACGTGTGTGCGGGCGGGGGGCGCCGGGCCAGGGCTGTGCTGACTGGCTGCCCCTGCTCCCAGGTCTGCAGAACCTGCACCTGCTGACCCTGAAGCACAAGTACGAGCTCAGGGTGGACCTGGAGGACTTCGAGAACAACACGGCCTTCGCCAAGTACCACGACTTCTCCATCTCCCCCAACGCCGTCAGCGCCGAGGAGGACGGCTACACCCTCTACGTGGCCGACTTCGAGGACGGCGGCGCAGGTACCCCGGGCCGGCCTtcgcggggcggggggcggggggaggcggtGGCGCTGGCCGCCCTCTGGCTCTGGAGGGGCCCCGTCCCCAGGCTGCCGCCCGCCTCAGCAGCCCCTGGGCCCCTGCCCTCCGCCAGGCGACTCCCTGACCTACCACAGCGGCCAGAAGTTCTCCACCTTCGACCGGGACCAGGACCTCTTCGTGCAGAACTGCGCGGCCCTGTCCTCGGGCGCCTTCTGGTTCCGCAGCTGCCACTTCGCCAACCTCAACGGCTTCTACCTGGGCGGCTCCCACCTCTCCTACGCCAACGGCATCAACTGGGCCCAGTGGAAGGGCTTCTACTACTCCCTCAGGCGCACGGAGATGAAGATTCGCCGGGCCTGAGGGCGGCCTCACGCCCGCACCTGCTGCCGGCCCGCCCGCCCTCAGCCTCCcacctggtgctgctgctgccctCCCAGCACCGGCCTCGCCCAGGGGCCCTTGTGGCTCCAGCCCAACCGTTCCCGTCACCCCCACGGCGTCCTGCTCTCGGCCTGGCCTCTGCATCCGCCCCTCCCGCCAACCGGAGGCGACACTGCCAGCAGCGCCCCAGGCCTCCTCCAAGTGGCACAGCCAGCGGCCTGGACCTGGACTCTGTCCCAGAGCCTGAGGGCTGGGCGCTGCTCTCCCAGGCTGTGGGCCTGTGGCCCACCTCGGCCGGCCTCGGAGCGTGGCCTGCTCGTCTGGCCGGCGCAGTCAGGCCCTCCCTGAGCACACGCCAGGCCGCCGCCACACCCCAGCAGTCCCGCCGGCTGGCAGAGTATCTCCCGTCCTCACCTTCCTCCCGCCAGCTCGCTCCCCAGCAGTGAGCCCAGGGACCCCCGCTGCCCCCGCCTGCCCGCCCCGGGCACCAAGCACAGCCCCAAAGCTGTGTTCCGCTACAGCTACCGCAGGCCAGCCCGCAGCAGCCCCAGCCAAGGTAGGCATGGAGCGAGGGccccctgcctgccctgggggGCGGTTGTGAGCATGTGAGGGCAGAGGGCCGCCTCtgtggggcagggcaggtggcGAGTGGCGGTCTCAATAAACCTCAGGACCTGGCCTTGGCTGTAGTGCATGCAGCGTGTCTGGTGCCCCGTTGACAgcaccctgcccccagctccaaAATCACGCCCTGCAGACGACGCTAAAGGAACCTTGTATTTCACAGGCTTCACTCTGATGGCAAAAActgtgtaataataataataacaataataataataataaaaatacaatactgaGAAGAATCGCACGGGGATAAAGGCTTcccctcctgctgtggctcgtgctggctcaggtggctgcttaaggctgcagggtgggtgtgagATGAACCTGCAGGAGAACCGAGCTGAGCTTCCTGGCTGGGCTCGGCTCCAGCCCTGGAGACCGTCCCTGTGGGTCCCGGAGGCCTGGGGACTGTCCCTAGGGGTCTTGGAGCTGGGTCTGCCCCTGGCAGCAAGGCACAGACGAGGGGCCTCAGGGCTCCTGGAGGTCGGGCAGGTCAGCCAGCAGCATCGGGGAGTCCATCTGGATCTCACGCTGTAGGGACTCGATGTCAGCGGGGTTCATGCCGTGGCCCTCGAGCCAGTCGGCAAGCAGGGAGGCCGAGAGCGAGGCCGAGTCTGCCTGGCTGCTGACACggagggtggggaggcagaggcgCCGTCAGCCTGTCCCACAGGCAGGGCCCCCGGCCCGGGGAGCCGCACCCCCTGCCCCAGCGGAGGCCCAGCACTTACCCGTCCTGGGGCCCATCAGCCACGCCCATGTCGAAAGACTGGTTGAGGAATTCCTCCAGGTCAAAGCCGACGCCATAGCCAGCCCCGCTGCCCTTTGGGGTGCCCGAGAACACGGGGGGCAAGGGGTCTTCCACCTGCAGGGGACGATGGCAACTTACAACGCAGGCACCGTCCAGAGCTGCCAGGTCTGCAGGGCGCCTGTCCCAGCACTGCCTGGACACCCGCTGAGCAGCTGGTGCCCCCAAAGACCCGAGTTCCTTCTGGGAGCAAGGGGACCCGTCAGGAGGGATGGTGCCCCGCCTGCCGCTCGGTTCGCACAGAACAAGGGCCTCCCAAACCCTCCCCCTAGGCTCAGATCCGCGTGCGCCCACAGCCAGGCCTCTCCCCTCACCTGTGACTTGGACAGTTGCTGGGTCACGAGGGTGACGTCGGGGGACTCTGAGGTGGAGGGTTGAGGGACGCCCCCGGGGTCTGGAGGGGGTGGGCCAGAGGGGAAATAAGGCAGAACGCTCAGGCCGCTGGGGCCGGGCAGCCCAGGGGGAGGCACCAGCGACGGCGGGGCCAGGAGGCCGGAGGAGGCAGCGGTTTGGAGTGgagcaggcccaggcccagggcccgGGGCCGGGCAGGCAGGCTGCGGCGGGGGCGCAGCGGGCTGGGCTGCGGGGCCAGAGGGTGGGCTGGGAGGCCGGGCTGGCAGCGGCCCTGGagcgggggccgggggccgggccaTGCGAGTCCAGCGCTCCAGCAGGCTGCGATCATTGTCGCTGAGCACCAGCCCGGCCAAGGGGTCGGCGGAGGGGCCCCCCGAGGCCCCGGCTCCCCGCTCCTTGCGCTCCCGCTCCTGCCGCCGCTTTTCCCGCTCCTTGGCTCgctcctgccgccgccgccgcttctCCTCCCGCTCGCGCTGGCGCTCCTGGGCTGTCACCGGCTTGCGAGGCTCAGGAGCTTCCAGGGGGGCGCTGGGGCCATCTGTGGGGAAGACGGGCAGGGTGACACTAAGAGCCCGTCCAGGCTGGGGGGGGTCCCCTCGGCCCCACTCCCCAGCCAGCCACCGCCTCTGCCACGCACCTCGGAGCCGGCTCTGCAAGGACTTGAGCAGGGCGGCCTTGAGGGCGGCCTTGGTGTTGTCCGAGATGGCACCCTCCCTCTTTGGAGGGGCTGGCTCACTGGCCGGCGGGGGTGGCTGCAGGGTCAGATCGATGGTGTCGGGCGCAGGGCCGGTGCACGGCAGTGGGGCCGGCGGAGGGGACTCCATGGCACAGTCCCCGCTGGGAGCCCAGGGACTGGGCATCTCAACGTCGGGGCAGCCGGGCTCACTGGCCACAGGCTGCAGGGAAGGCTGGAAGCGGATCTGCTGGCGGATGCCCTCTCGCCGCGCGTGGAAGTCCTCGATCTCGGCCACAATGGCCTCCTTGATGCGCTCCCGGGTGAGGGCTTCACGGTCAAAGGCAAAGTCAAAGGGCGGGGCACAGTCGGGCTCGTCATCCGGGTCGTGGTACTTGGCCAGGAAGGGGTGACGGAGGGCGGCAGCGGCTGAGATGCGGGCACTGGGCTCAAAACGCAGCATGTGGCCCAGAAGGGAGAGGGCCTGGCGGTCGGCCCCCGGGTACACGGTCTCCCAGGGCACGGGCTGGCGAGGCGGCAGGCTCTGGATGTAGGCCCGCACCCGCTCCGCCCCCACGGCCTGAATCACGGCCGGCGACGGGGTGCCCAGCACCATCATGATCAGCTGCAGCTGGTGCACGTAGTTTTTGCCCGGGAAGAGCTGGCGCCGGGCCAGCATCTCCCCAAAGATGCAGCCCACGGACCACAGGTCGATGGCCTGCGTGTACTCGTGCAGCGAGAGCATGAGCTCGGGGGCGCGGTACCAGCGCGTGGCCACGTACTCGGTCATGAAGTACTGGTGCTCCGCGGGCGAGGTGCACAGGCCGCGGGCCATGCCAAAGTCCCCGATCTTCAGCTCGCAGTTCTCATTCACCAGCAGGTTGGACGGCTTGAGGTCGCGGTGGATGACCTGAGCCGAGTGCATGTACTTGAGGCCCCGCAGCAGCTGGTACAGGAAGTAGCGCACGTGCTCCAGCGTCAGCGGCTGCGAGGAGTGGATGATCTGGTGCAGGTCGCTCTCCATCAGGTCCAGGACCACGTAGCTGAGGGCAGGGgagaggcggggggcggggggtcctGGTGACGCTCCAGCCCCATCCTCACCCAGCTCTCCCAGCTCCAGACGGGTCGGGGCCTAACTCTCAGATGCTGTAGGCGCCACCCAGGTGGTGTGAAGATTCTAGATGTCCTACAACTTTCCATGAACTTAAGGGAAACTACTAGTGTCGCCACCAGAGAAAAGGTGGGCTTGGGCTAAACCCGCCTGGCCAATAGGTTTTGTCGGGGGAGGTCTGGTAGTGGCTCATGGAAGACGGTGATGGAGACGGGAGGGGCTTCCGTAGTCtgtgattgattagtgatgtctgctaGGGGAGCAGCCATGGTAGACACGGAATGCGGGGCTTCCCTCTGCCAGCCCGCGCGTTGCCATCCTACGCAGCTACCTCACGCTCTTCCGGAGGAATCTCGGGTGGCCCCGGCAAAACCCCAAGGGAGCCCTGGTCTTGGGATGGTGGGAGGTTGCCCAGCCTGCCTTGCACAAGGTCCAGAACTTGAGCGCTATGGCCCCAGCCTTCCGAAAAGGTGCCCGCTCTGCCTCCCGCCGCCCCTCCTTACACAGACTTGAACTCGCCGTAGGGCACGGTGGGCCTCAGGATGTCCTTGATGGCGATGATGTTGTCGTGCTTGAAGTGCTTGAGGATCTTCAGCTCCCGGAGGGTCCGCTTGGCGTTGGTCACCACGTCAAAAGCGTTAGGGATCTTCTTGATGGCCACCTGCTGGCCTGGGGCGCAGGGAAAGCGGATGCCCTGAGGGACCTTGGCGGAGCTCGGAGTGGCGCGCGGCCCCTTTCACCCCCTCCCTTCTAAGACGCAGGGACAACAGCTTCCCTGCACCGAGCGCCTACTGTGTGCCCGGTCCTGGGCTCAGCACAGCACCTGCACCAccagctgcccctcctcctctccccggCAGGTGCTCAGAGCCCACGAAGACACGTGGAGCCGGGGCTCCCTGCGGGCGGCGCTGCCAGCCGGCGAGGGGTAGAGTCTAGACTCCAACGCCGTGCTAGCGCCCTGCTCGGCCCATCTCTGCCCCCAGCTATGGCACCGCCAACCGCCTGCGCCAGCCTCGGCTCCGGAACACGTTCCGGGAAATCTGCACCCTGGTCTCACCCGGACGCTCGACTTTCTGAGGAGGACGCGAACCGATGCGCTGGCACCCACCGCGCCGGGGCTGCAGAGACCTGGGCCCTGCACAAGCGGGCACCGGGCGCCTGGCCCCCAGTGTGCACACCCCGGCCCGCCCGCCGGCGCTCACCCGTGAGGCGGCGGCGCGCGGAAGACACCACCCCGTAGGCCCCGTTGCCGATGGTCTCGATGATCTCGTACTCGTCCCCCACGTCGAAGGTCACGTCGAAGGAGCGGGCCTTCAGCAGAGCCAGGTTCTTGGCCGCCACGGAGGCGGCGGGGCCGGCGGGTTCCGCCTTCACCGGCCCGGGGGGCTCCCCGGAGCCGTCCTCGCCGTCTTCCTCCTTCAGGGGCTCGGCCATGGCGTCTGCGCGGAAACGCTGGGGAAGAGGGGCCCGCCGCCGGGCTCAGGGGCCCCGCACCCGGCCGGCCCGAGCGAGCGATGCGCGCAGCCCGCGTCCCCCACCGCGCGCGCGGGCCCCGGGCTCAGGTCCGCGCGGGGCGCGGGGTCGGCGGTGGGGGAGGTGCCGCGAGGCGCGGTCCAGGAAGAAAGCGAGGGGCGGGGCGCCCGCTCTTCTCGGGCCGCGCTCGGCGCCCGGCGCCTCACCCCGACGCCGCCCGAGCCCTGGAGGTCGCGGGCCCCCGCCTCCTGGGGTCCCCGGCCTCCCGGCCCCCGGTCGGGGTGGGGGACCCGAAGACCCTCCCGCTCCCTAGACCGccgcctccaccaccacctcagCGGCGCGCATTCTGCCGGGCCggtccccgccccgccccccgagaCCACGCCTCCGCAGGCTCTGGCCAATCCCTGGATGGCCTCGGCGGAGGCACCCACCCCTTCCACTGGCTGAGCCCAATCCGGGCCCCCCTGCCGAGGAAGCCCCGCCTCCACCAGCGCGCGCACCGCCGGCCAGTCCGCTGGCGGGAGCCGCCCAGCAGGCACTCGGCGCTCCACAGGGGCGCTGCGGCCTGGCGCCGGCCTCGCACGCATGCGCGCTGGCAGCCCCGGGCGCCGCGAGACTGGGAGGCACCGCCCCCCGCGCGCGCGCTCCCCACGGGCAGGGGCATCTGCGCCCAGCTGCCGCGGCTGGTCCCGGGAGCTTGGGGGGATGAGGTGGCCGGATGCCACCCTGGCGGCCGCATCGGGACGTCCTCCTCCTTTAGGCGCCTCTTCCCTTGTCAGCCCCTACCTACCACCCCTGGGGTTACGTCCTCCGTTTCCCCGATGGGTCCCGGGAACCCAACGCTGGGAATCTGTCATCCCAGGTAGCCGGTGGTCGGCCACATCCCACCAGAGATCCCGGTCCTCCGGTGGCTGGTCCTCTCCGCTCAGCTTCCGGCGGCCCGGGGCCTCGGCCTCGGGCGCGACCCCTCCGCAGGGTGGCTGGGTGCAGCGACTCCCGCGCCGAGGCTGCGGGGCAGCAGACAGGCCCGCAGGGTCAGCTGTGCCCGGAGAGGGCAGGGCGGGGCCCGAGCCGATGCGGCGCCCCAGGCCGCAGGGGACCCGATGGCTGGCTGTGTGACCGTCCCGTCTGATCCGGGAATAAAGCAGAAAGTATCAGAAGAGGTTGACAAACTGTGAATCGTTCAAGTGCTTCCTCTGCATGTTTTAGCTGGGATGGGTAGACAAGTTACAGGCATTCTCTGGCAACAACTCCGTTTCTCACTCACTTTTGAATGCGCCATGAGCTGCTTTACTTCCACCGTGACTCCGTCCTGGAAAAGCCAtcaatcacctttttttttttttcttttagccacgcctgaggcatgcggaagttcccaggccagggatcaaacccaagctacatcagtgacaacattggatccttaacccgctgagacaccagggaactccaaagtcatcAGTTAACCAACATTCTTCAGCCTTGCCTTATGAGCTCGCTGCATCTGACAACTGACTACTTTGAGAAAAAGTTGTTTCACATGGCTCAAAACTCAAACAATactcaagtgaaaaaaatcttggtctctctccctctttttttttttttttttttttttttttgctatctcagggccgcacccgtggcatatggaggttcccaggctaggggtccaatgggagctgtagccaccagcttacaccacagtcacagcaacgcaggatccgagccacctctgtggcctacaccatagctcaggacaatgccgggtccttaacccactgagtaagaccagggatagaacctgcaacttcatggttcctagtcagattcgttaaccactgcaccatgacgggaactccattaatatACATTCTTATCCACCTCCCCTTTACAAGAGATAACAAATCATTTACTCTTTTCCTGATGATCACTGAGTATCAAAGCTAGGGGGATCTCTCACTCTTTAACAGCTTTTTTGAGATACAATTTTCATACCATAAAACATATACTGCGTACAGTTCAGTATGTGGATTTAGTGTGTCcgcagagttgtgcaaccatcaccactgcctGATTTCACAACATTTTtgtcaccccacccccaaaaaaccccatcagTCACTCATTTCCCCTCACCCGGCCCCTGGAAGCCACTGATCTATTTCCTGTCTCTGGACTTGCCTATTCTGGATGCTTCCCATCAATGGAATCCTATGTTTGTGACCTTCTGtgcctgacttctttcactcgGTATAACATTTTCAAGTTTCCTCCTTGTTGTGGCATGTGtcaacctttttttatttttctttttcagacattTAGAGTCCTTCAAAACTTTTGCTATGGCAAACCAAGTGACGATAACATTATCCTGAACACCTCATTCTGAGTGTATAAAATACCCAGAGGTGGGAGTATGCCAAGTTAAAGAGTATTGCacttgcgattttttttttttttcttttttggctgcaccccgtggcacatggacattcctggcccagggagcgaatctgagccgcagtggtggcaacgccagatcccttaaccgGCCACGCCACAGCGGGAAATCCACTCTTGTGATGTTCATGTGTGACGTCACATTCCTGTCCTTAGAAGTGACACCAGTTGGGATTCTTTCCCGAGCAGTGCGCAAGAATGAGCCACAggaggacccggcgttgctgtcgctctggttgttgctgtggcttgggttccacccctggcccaggaatgtccccacgcacaggcaaggccaaaatataaataaataaataaataaataaataaataaaaagcctgaAATCGTTTGCCCGTGTTAACAAGGGGGAGACATCCCCTCAAAATCCTGATGTCTGGTTTCTTGTGGAAAAAGTCAGATCTGTCCACAAAAGCTGCATTTCCACAAGGTGTTAGTGGACGGTAACCGGGCAGCAGCCCCACCACTGAAAGGGGGGGGGCTCTCCGGCTCACCCCAGTCCCCATGGCTCCCCGACCGCCTCCCCAGCAAAGGCTGACGGTCCCACGGCATGTATCGCTGTTCATGGACCACTGTTCTTACATCTTATCAAGAGCAGGAaacagggaggctgggagggcacGTCTcaaaaaaggaggagaagaggaagaagaggccaAGGGCAGCCCTCGGGGGCACAACGACCACCCGTTTACAGACCCGGGCTCAGCCCTCCGGGCCGCATGCACGTCCAGGGTCGCCCGCAGAGGGCGCGGGGGGAGCACAGGGCACATCCGAGGACAGAAAGACCTGCGTGGAAGCGGCCGGCAGAGGGTCACATAAGGTGACGGGCCgagagggagggcagaggcccTGTCCTCGGGCTGCAAGCGGGACGGTGGGACCTTCCTGGCTCTAAGAAATGACAGCCAGGAaagccccaggccctggcctggccctTCAGAGGCGCTGGTCCAGCCATGGTCACTCCCGTGGccgccccaccccagacccaggGGCATCGGAGCCGTGTCTCGGGGGTGTGCACCCCTGCACCTTCGCCTTCTTCCAGGCGGAGTCCTGGTTTACAGCTGAGAAATGGGCTCAGCGGGAGTGGGAGAAGGTGGGCTCCCCGGCCCCCCTGCCGCCGGGACTTCCTGTACCCAAGTCCCCTCTCCCGACACAGACACGCCCCTCTGATGCAGCCGTGAGTCACCCGTGAGTGGCTGGGGTGCGGCCAGAGGCAGCTCACACCCGCTGCCGTCTGCAGAGGCCAAGGAAGCTGCTCCAgggcccactctctggagagcaGATGCTTGTCAGCCTGTAGCTCCTCCGGGTCCCTCGCCCTCCCGCTCCTGCCGCCATCAGAGAGGGTAACCCATGGGCACTGTGGACAGAATGAACCCTGCCAAGAAGGGCACCCGCAGAGCGGAAGAACCTGCAAAGAACACTGGCTGCTCTCAGCGGGGCCCTCAGGCACTAGGAGGACAGGGTGGTGAGGGGCGTTTGGGAACCAGAACTGCTTTCACGAGCCCTTGCAACGACTCCCACGGCTGGTGGCTTTAGATAAGCCTCCGTCTCCCTGTCTGTGTAGTGAGGTAGTGATCCGGTGAACACAGAGCCGGTCTCAGCTATAAGTGGTTCCAGGCCTGCTGTTAACCACAcaaaggcagaggctggagtggACAGGGCTCTGGACAGGCTGGAGGGACAGGGCAAGCCAGGGCAGCTGGCTCTCCCAGGCTTCCGCCTGGTACAATCATGCTGGAAATAACCGTAGGCCACCAACCATGGCCTAAACACATGAAGATTCGTTTTTCCTACATCGCAAGAAATCCAAAGAACTTTGTTGCACTCGGTTTGGCTGCTTGATAAAGCCTGTCAGGAGCTAAGGCAGTATCCCTCTGCTTTGCTATGATCTTCGTAACATTTTGCCTCTCTTAACTCGTGGCTGCAAAATGGCTGCTGCACTCCAGCCATCACATTCATGCTCCAGGCAGGATAAAGGGATAAGGACACAGTGCCACATCTGTCCCCTTTCACCACAAGAGCAAACACCTTCCTGGTAGCCCCCCCATAGCACTTCCATCCCCTTACACAGAACTGTGTCACATGGCCACCCCCAGTTGCGAGGGAGGCTTAGAAAGGCACATTGCTGCCCCCAAATCAGGGTTTGTCAGGAAGAAGTGGAGAACAGATACCGGGTGGGCAGCTCACAGGTGGAAGGGGCAAAGCCGCATCTACAGGTCGGGAGGGCCAGTGGCAGGTGCCCTGGTGACAAAGACCAAGGCAGAACTCTTCTAGGGGCCCTTGGGGGCTGAGACCCTGGATCCTTTACTCTGGGCCGCAGTCTCCCCAGTACATCCCCCAGCCCTGGGCGCCCCACGCTCCTTCCCAAAGGTGGCGGGCGCCAAGGCCCCCGCCGGCCCAGAGCCACTATCTCCAGGTGACGAGCAGTGTGGCCGGGCTGGGAGTGAGGCAGGTGCTGGCTGCCAGCTCTGGCTACCCCTCCAGGTCACACACAGTCACACTGTGACATGCATAGGCTGGCATGGGGCAGTGCTAGACACACATGTTCCACACACAGGGCTgcggggacacacacacacactgcaacaCAGATTCATAAAGGCACAGATCTGCGCACGTGGGCAAACACGTGCACACAGGGACACACACAGGTGCACGCATGACTGGGACCTGCGCTccgggaacacacacacacacacacacacacacacacacacacactcctccctCCAGGGCTTCTCGTGGGTCTGTTTGGCCTCCACACCCAGAGTTCCAGGCTGGCTCCATCCCCACAGGTCTCTGTCTGAAAGCGCCTCCAACCTGGAGAGCTGAGCCCAGGCCAGGAGGGATGGGGCGGGGGCGCCGCCCAAGCCCAGCTGCAAGGCCGCGGCTGGATGCAGGGCAGGACTGCCCACGGGACACAGAGTGGGGGAGCCGGGCGTGGGCAGGGGCCACGGCTCGGTCTCCCGAGGGCAGGGGGCTACTCCCCAAGGCCGCCTGTGACTGGCTGCAGTGTGCTCTTGGTGGGCGGGACAGCAGGAAGCCTGCAGGGGGGTGGCTGTCCCTGGCCGCCCGAGGCCCCTCCTGGCCTGACAGCTTCGGCTTGGGCCGCTTGTGCTTTCTCAGCGCCCGCTTCCACCCTCTGCACACCCGGGCTGCCCATGCCCCTGGTGGGGGGGTCCTTGTGGTCCCCTCACTGGGCCTGCCTGTCCTCTGTGAGGGGGATGCCACCTGCCTGTCCTGTCCCCTCTCGTggccctcctccccaggctctgccctgctCCAGTCCAGCCCCCGTGCTCCCCAGACACCTCCCGGGGACACCCTGCAGGTGCTCCAGTTCCTGGGACCACTCGCACTCTCCGGCACCCCACCCAGGCCCCTCGTGTCACCCTCACACCGAGCTGGCACTTTCGAAGCAGGCCCCAAACCCCAAACCCGTCATTCATCCCGTCACCAAATACCCAGCGCATCGGGCACTGCCCGGGTGCTGGGGAGGCCGCAGGAACAAAACGGGTGAAATGCCTGCTCTCGAGAAACTGAGGCTTGCGCAGGAGGGCACCCACCAGGGGTCGGCGTCTCAGAAGGTGACAGGCACCAGCAGAGAGACGGCCGGGCACAGACGTGGGAAGTGTGACGTCCAGAGGAGCGTGTGATTTCACACCAGCCGTGGTATTTCCACACGACCATACAAAACAGACGGTGAGGGAAGCCCCTGCAGAGGACAGGGGCATCCACTCGCCAGTGTGTCATAACCTCGTGGGAGAAGGAAGGCATAGGCTTGTATGGACGACGATTCTCTCTGCCGAACGCCCGAAACCCACACTGTGAGTCCATTACACCCGGATAAAACTCAGTCACGACACAGAAACACATGGAACTCGCAGGGAAGGCGGGACAGAGACGGTGACGCTGGAGCAAGGCCTCGACGGGGTGGGAACGGGCCCTGCGAGACGGGGCGGAGGGGACAGCGAGTGCCCGGCCCTGGGCGGGATGCACCTGGCATGGCCGCTGCACCCGGAGCAGCAGAGGAGGGGAGCGGGCAGGACTGGTGGACAGTCCCGGCC includes these proteins:
- the MAPK7 gene encoding mitogen-activated protein kinase 7 isoform X2 translates to MAEPLKEEDGEDGSGEPPGPVKAEPAGPAASVAAKNLALLKARSFDVTFDVGDEYEIIETIGNGAYGVVSSARRRLTGQQVAIKKIPNAFDVVTNAKRTLRELKILKHFKHDNIIAIKDILRPTVPYGEFKSVYVVLDLMESDLHQIIHSSQPLTLEHVRYFLYQLLRGLKYMHSAQVIHRDLKPSNLLVNENCELKIGDFGMARGLCTSPAEHQYFMTEYVATRWYRAPELMLSLHEYTQAIDLWSVGCIFGEMLARRQLFPGKNYVHQLQLIMMVLGTPSPAVIQAVGAERVRAYIQSLPPRQPVPWETVYPGADRQALSLLGHMLRFEPSARISAAAALRHPFLAKYHDPDDEPDCAPPFDFAFDREALTRERIKEAIVAEIEDFHARREGIRQQIRFQPSLQPVASEPGCPDVEMPSPWAPSGDCAMESPPPAPLPCTGPAPDTIDLTLQPPPPASEPAPPKREGAISDNTKAALKAALLKSLQSRLRDGPSAPLEAPEPRKPVTAQERQREREEKRRRRQERAKEREKRRQERERKERGAGASGGPSADPLAGLVLSDNDRSLLERWTRMARPPAPAPGPLPARPPSPPSGPAAQPAAPPPQPACPAPGPGPGPAPLQTAASSGLLAPPSLVPPPGLPGPSGLSVLPYFPSGPPPPDPGGVPQPSTSESPDVTLVTQQLSKSQVEDPLPPVFSGTPKGSGAGYGVGFDLEEFLNQSFDMGVADGPQDGQADSASLSASLLADWLEGHGMNPADIESLQREIQMDSPMLLADLPDLQEP
- the MAPK7 gene encoding mitogen-activated protein kinase 7 isoform X1, coding for MAEPLKEEDGEDGSGEPPGPVKAEPAGPAASVAAKNLALLKARSFDVTFDVGDEYEIIETIGNGAYGVVSSARRRLTGQQVAIKKIPNAFDVVTNAKRTLRELKILKHFKHDNIIAIKDILRPTVPYGEFKSVYVVLDLMESDLHQIIHSSQPLTLEHVRYFLYQLLRGLKYMHSAQVIHRDLKPSNLLVNENCELKIGDFGMARGLCTSPAEHQYFMTEYVATRWYRAPELMLSLHEYTQAIDLWSVGCIFGEMLARRQLFPGKNYVHQLQLIMMVLGTPSPAVIQAVGAERVRAYIQSLPPRQPVPWETVYPGADRQALSLLGHMLRFEPSARISAAAALRHPFLAKYHDPDDEPDCAPPFDFAFDREALTRERIKEAIVAEIEDFHARREGIRQQIRFQPSLQPVASEPGCPDVEMPSPWAPSGDCAMESPPPAPLPCTGPAPDTIDLTLQPPPPASEPAPPKREGAISDNTKAALKAALLKSLQSRLRDGPSAPLEAPEPRKPVTAQERQREREEKRRRRQERAKEREKRRQERERKERGAGASGGPSADPLAGLVLSDNDRSLLERWTRMARPPAPAPGPLPARPPSPPSGPAAQPAAPPPQPACPAPGPGPGPAPLQTAASSGLLAPPSLVPPPGLPGPSGLSVLPYFPSGPPPPDPGGVPQPSTSESPDVTLVTQQLSKSQVEDPLPPVFSGTPKGSGAGYGVGFDLEEFLNQSFDMGVADGPQDGSQADSASLSASLLADWLEGHGMNPADIESLQREIQMDSPMLLADLPDLQEP
- the MAPK7 gene encoding mitogen-activated protein kinase 7 isoform X3, translated to MESDLHQIIHSSQPLTLEHVRYFLYQLLRGLKYMHSAQVIHRDLKPSNLLVNENCELKIGDFGMARGLCTSPAEHQYFMTEYVATRWYRAPELMLSLHEYTQAIDLWSVGCIFGEMLARRQLFPGKNYVHQLQLIMMVLGTPSPAVIQAVGAERVRAYIQSLPPRQPVPWETVYPGADRQALSLLGHMLRFEPSARISAAAALRHPFLAKYHDPDDEPDCAPPFDFAFDREALTRERIKEAIVAEIEDFHARREGIRQQIRFQPSLQPVASEPGCPDVEMPSPWAPSGDCAMESPPPAPLPCTGPAPDTIDLTLQPPPPASEPAPPKREGAISDNTKAALKAALLKSLQSRLRDGPSAPLEAPEPRKPVTAQERQREREEKRRRRQERAKEREKRRQERERKERGAGASGGPSADPLAGLVLSDNDRSLLERWTRMARPPAPAPGPLPARPPSPPSGPAAQPAAPPPQPACPAPGPGPGPAPLQTAASSGLLAPPSLVPPPGLPGPSGLSVLPYFPSGPPPPDPGGVPQPSTSESPDVTLVTQQLSKSQVEDPLPPVFSGTPKGSGAGYGVGFDLEEFLNQSFDMGVADGPQDGSQADSASLSASLLADWLEGHGMNPADIESLQREIQMDSPMLLADLPDLQEP